Sequence from the Dehalococcoidia bacterium genome:
CTTGCACAGTCAGACGGGTGCGCCCCTTTAAACCCAAACTCTGCACCACCTCCAGGGGCAGTTGCATCCGCCCCACCTGGTCCACCACAAGGAACTCCTCCTCCCGCCCCTCCTCGCCGGCGCGGAAGGAGGGGAGATGCACCCGCTCACTGGCGATGCGGCCATCGCGGATGCGCACCACCCGATCGGCCCAGCGCCCGGCGCCGGGGTAGTGAGTTACCAGCACGATGGTAGTGCCGTAGGTGGTGTTCACCTCCCGCAAAGCGCGGAACACCTCTTCAGCCGTGCGGGTGTCCAGTTCCCCCGTCGGCTCGTCGGCCAAAAGCAGAGGGGGCTGATTGGCCATAGCCACGGCGATGGCCACCCTCTGCTGTTCGCCCCCCGACAGTTGATGGGGGAGGCGACGGGTCTTATCCCCCAGGCCCACCCGCTCCAGCAGTTCCCGCGCCCGCTTGCGTCGGGAGAAGATGCCCACCCCCGCCAGCGCCATAGGCAGTTCCACCTGCTCCTGGGCCGTCAGATAGGGGAGCAGGTTGCGCCCCGCCGACTGCCACAGGAACCCCACCTCCTTGCGCCGGTAGGCGATACGGTCGGCCTCGGTCATAGCCAGCAGGTCCCGCTGGCCCACCCATACCTTCCCGGCCGAGGGACGGTCAAGTCCTGCCAAGATGTTCAGGAGGGTGCTCTTGCCGCTGCCACTGGCCCCAATGATGGCCAAAAACTCCCCCTGATGCACCACCAGGTCAACGCCCCGCAGGGCCACCACCTCCAAGTCGGCCCGCTTGTAAATCTTGAACAGGTCTTGGCAGACGATGAAGGGTTTGCCGTCGCCTTCCATTGGTGTTCTCCTTTCCCCTGTGTCCAGACACCCCCGGCGGAGCGTGGGAGGCGGGGAGGCGTTGCCCCTCCGCCCTGCCCCGTGCCCTCACCCCTGGGGGCCATCCCCAGACCCCCGCCCGAAGGGGCTCTGCCCCTTCGGCGCTTCCCCGAGCCACCAGCCGCCCACAGCGACACCCCACCCCCCAAGTCTTGTGCAGGGTGGGCATTCCTTCTCTACTCCCCCCTCCTTAGGACGCCCTGCAGGTCCAGACGGGCAGCGACCCACGCCAGGACAGCCGCCGCCACACCTGCCCCCAGGGCCAGCACTCCATACACCGCCAGCAAGCCCAGCCAATGGGTCTCCAACACCATGGGCGGAGTGATACGCCGCCCCGTCTCCGCCACCTCCAGCAGAGGGAGCAAACCCGACGCCATCCGATGCCCTGCCCAGGTGCCTAGCCCGATGCCCACCACAACGACCAGGATAAAGTTGAACCACACCACCCCCGTCAACTGCCGACGGGTGAAGCCTATCGCCCGCAGAAGGGCATATTCCCCCTCCCGGGCGCGGGTATCCAGGAACAGATAGAGGCTGATGGCCGAAGCGCTGGCCATAACGGTTACGCCGAAGGCCAACAGCACCAGACCCGCCCACCCCGCTGTGAGCAAGGGGTCGTGCTGCCGCCTCTGCATCGCCTCCCGCGCCGACATAATGGACGAGGGGCGTATCCCCACCCGCTCGAGGGCCTGACGAAGCACCTGGGGGGAGAGGTGTGCTCCCGGCTCGGCGCGCACCCAGGCCTCCACCGTCGTTTCCAGCAGGCGCGGGGCGTGCAGGGCTAAGTAATGGATCAAGGGCTGCAGGGGAACGACCAGGAAAGGCTCCTCCTGCGGGTACAGGGTGGGGAAGTAGTCCACCTGCCCCACGATGCGCAGGGGCACCGCCGTGGACAGCACGCTGGCCGTGACGCGTTCCCCCACCTCCAGACGGGCCGCCTCCCGCAGCGTCCTGCTGAACAGGGCGGGAATGGGCTCCGCAGGGGGGCCGGGGCGGATGCCTCGCGCCCCCAGGAACCCCCCACTCCAGGTGAACAGGGCGGTGGGCTTTCCCTCCGTGCGGGGCGATGCACTGCTCATGCTCAGGGTCTGCACCCCCGGCTGGGACGGGTCCTCCAACACGCTCCACCCCTGCACATCCGCAAACCCCTCCAGGAGCACCTCCCCCTCGCGCCCCAGAGCCACGATACCATCCAGGAACACGGCCCCCGGCTCGTTCTCGTTGCGCTGCACCACAACGGTCAGGGCCTGCAGAGTATAGGGGGGGTGCAGGGGGAGCACCTCCTCGCGCGGCAGACGCCCCAGGCGCGTGGGGACAATGGGGGCCTCCAGACGCCTCCACCCCCGATACCCCAGACCTCCCACCACCACATCAAACCACTGCCCCTGCGCATCGGTGAATCGGGCCACCAGACGCGCCCAGGGGAGGGGACGCCCCGGCATCGCCCATACCCCGATGGCTGTCGCCGTCGGGGGAAGGGTTATCCCCCCTGTGGGAGGGGACGTGGAGAGAACCTGCACCCTGTGGCGCAAAGAGGAGCCTACCAGCCCCTCCCGATCCCACGCCACCAGCCCAATGGTGGAGGGGTCAACAGCCAGCAGGCTCGCTGAACGCCCGAACCCTTCGGACATAATCCCCACCGAGGCCCGCAGGGCATCCGATACCTCCGCCACCCCCGGCACCTCCCGCAAAGCCCGGCTGGCTGGCCGACGGGAAAGCAACCGCTCCAGCCCCGTATAGGCGATGCGGTAGTCGGCGCCCACTTCATACAGGGCCTGCTCCCGCTGGCTGCGCTCCTGGGTGGTGCGAAAGGCGGTGCCAAACACTCCCAAACTGGCCGCCAGAATGAGGAGCACCACCAGGCTCCCACTGGGCAGGGGATCCCGGGCCGCCCGACGAAAGCCCTGCACCAACCACACCGGCCCCCTCCGCTCCGCCACCGTGCTCAAGAGGGCAACAAAGAGGGGGAAGAAGCGGAGCACCAACAGCCCCACAGCCACCAGCCCTAACACCGGACCCAGAAGCAGGGTCAGATCCACGTGCAGGTCGCCCCCCAACGGGCGCACCAGGAAGGAGCCTCGGCTCCGCAACTGCCACCACAGCATCCCCATCAACCCCAGCAGGAGGATGTCCAGAAAGGTGCGATGCAGGAAAGGCAGGGGATTGGGGCGGGCCAAGGACAAGCGCAAGTCCACAATGCTCCAACGGGAGACGCTGAGCATGGACAGGGCCAGCACCAAGGCGCTCAGGAAGGCCCCCAGCACCCCTAACCCCAGCACCCGCCACGAGAAGGCCGACCACACCACCTCCCGCACCCCACTGGCGGGGAACAGGGTTCCCACGGCCATGGCGAACCCCACGGCTAGCAGAGGCCCCCCCACCAGCGCCGGCACCGCCAGCACCGCCCCCTCCAGGAACGCCATCAGCAACACCTGCCCCCGCGATGCCCCGCGGCTCCGCACAATGGCCACCTCCCCCGCACGGGCGCGAGCCAAAAACCCCCCCACTAGGGACAGGTAATACAGGATGATCCCTACCACCAGGAACACTAAAAGGAACAGGGGGATGCGCGCCACCACGACCCGCTCCTGGTAGCGGGTTAGGATACGGTCCAGGCGCGTCTGGACGGAGCCGTTGGCACGTTGATGGTGCACCGCCCCAATGGCCCCCAGCAGAGTCGCCTTCAAGGGAGCCACCTGGGCAGGCTTCAACCCCTCCCGATTCAAGTAGACATACCACAGAAAGTCGGTGAAAAGGCCGTGCCACCGCGTCGCCACCTCCCCCAGCAGGACCGTGGGATGCACCCACAGGGGCACCGTCGTCCATGTCCCCCCCACCTGGGTGAACTTATCCGTGGGGGTGTACCAGAACTCTTCGTTGGGATCTGTCGGCTCAAAAACCCCCACCACCGTAACCGGCTGGGCCTCCTGGGGGCGATTGGTAACCGCCGGGTAGATGAAAAAGGTGTCCCCCGGGCGCAGGCCCAAAACCTGGGCTCCCTGGGCATCCACCATCACCTCCAGACCCGCCCCTGGCTGGGGCAAGCGCCCCTCTCGGATGCGGATGTGGGCCTCTATCCTCTCCATCGCCAGCAGAGGCCCCCGCGGGCGGGTGGAATCGTCCCCCTCCAGGGAGGGCTTCCCCCGGAAGAAAAAGGTGGCGGTCTGGGCGAACTGGACACTGTCTCGGACATAGGGAGCCAGGGGACGGAGCACCGTCTCCTGCACCCAACGGCTATCGCTGGCGTACAGGTCGCGGTCCAGGGGGTTGAAGATGCGCACCGCCAGGTTGGTCTCCCGTGGGGGTGTGGTGCGCAAGGTGTGGCGCAGGGCCGACTCCTCCAGAGCCGAGCCGTAGATCACCCCACTGGCCATCAGCGCCACCGCCAGGAGCACACCCCCGCCCGCCGCCGCCGTCAAACGCCAGTGGGCCGCCAGACGACGCACGGCCATCCCCAGGGACGCCTCCAACAGGGCCAGAGGGCCAGGGCCGGGCAGACGGGGGGGCATCCTCACACCACCTCCTCCCGCAGAACCTGCCCCAGGGATAGGCGCACCGTCCACAGAGTGGAAAGCCCCCAGGCGACCGCCCAGGTCAGGAGAAGGGCCAGAGCCATCCCCGCCAGGAGGGTGGCGTCACCCACAGGATAGGGGGGAGGCACCAAAGGACGCCCCCCACTTGTGATAGCCAGGAAGCCCAGGCTCCAGCGGGCCAGCCACAGCCCCAGGAAGAAGCCCCCCGCCACACCCCCCACCAACACCACGCCGTGCTCCACCCCAAAAGCCCACGCCACTTGCCTTCGCGAAAAGCCCATCACCCGCAGGAGGGCCAAATCGGTGCGTCCACGGTGCACCGCCAGGGCCACCGACAGGAGCCATCCCAGCAGAAGCGCCCCAGCCAGAGCCATCAGGGCCAGGATACCCAGCCCCCTCCATCCGGCCCCTGTAAGGGGATCCCGTGCCTCCTCTTGGGCAAAAGCCTCCCGATCCTCAATGGAGGCGAAGAAGGGCAAGCTCTGCCCCACGCGTTCCAAAACCTCCTTCCGGTCGGCCGTGGGGTCAAGCCCCAGCCAGAACTCGTTGGCGAAGGGCGGGAAGCCCAAAGGCATGGAGCGTATGTATTCGTCCAGTTGCTCAATATTCAGCACCATAAAGGGCGTAAAAGTGGGGTCCAGGGTCGGGAAAAAGCGGGCCTGCTCCCGCACCACCACGGGCACCAGGTGGCGTCCCAGGCCCAGGTGGAAGGTCTGCCCTACCCCTACGGCGGGGCTCGCCAGAGCAGGCAACGGAATAGGCACCTGGGGGATGAAGATTCCCCGCGCCTCCTGGCCAATAGGCTCCGTCCAGGCCAACTCCAGCCCCAGGCGCCCCTCCCGGGCGGCGGTGGGCACCAGACGCATCTGATCGGGGGCCACACCCGGGTTGGGCAGGGGGGTCCAGGGGCCGGGGCCTTCAAACCCTTCTACCAGCACCTGCTTTCCGTGGGGCAGAAGGGCCACCACCCCATCCAACGCCAGGTTCCCAGTGGCGGCGGCCGTCATCCCTATCCCTATCAGGAAAAAGCCCGTGAGGGAGAGGGGGCGCTCCCCCCGCTCGGGCAGGTCTACCGTGAGGAAAGTCCAATCGGGGTGGGACAGGGAACCCGCCCGCACCCAGCGGTAGCCGCCGCCCGCATCCTTGAACTGAATCCAGAGGTTCACCAGGGGCATAATGCGCTGCGGGCGCACCCATACCCCTACCCCCGTCGCCTCCTCGGGGAGCACAATGCCCTTCTTGGGCGTGGACGGCCCCCGTAAAGCGGAGAGGAGGGTCGCCATATCCTTCTCAGCGAAGTCAGGGCGTGTCCAGGCGGTGGCCAGGAAGGAGCGGGGAGTAATGGCCAGCACCTGGATGGGCGGAGCGGTAGGGCTGGCCCCCAGGCGTCCCTCGGTGCGATAGACGGGGCTCACCACCTCCACACCCCGCACCCCTGCCAAGTCAGCGTGGACGAAGGGGCTGTCGGCTGAGAAGTTCGGCCCTAGGATGCGCACCACCACATCCCCGCCGATGGCGTAGCGCGCCTGCTCCCGACGGGCCTGCACCAGGGTGCTACTGTAGGTAGCGGCGAACACCCCCAGCGCAGTGGTCAATAGCACCAACACCAGCAAGGCGGCCGCAGGGAAGGGGTCGCGGGCGATGCGCCGCCCCACCACGACCATCCACGAGGGGCCGACCTCCGTTAGGCGGGCCAGTCCCCGGGCCAACAGGGGGAAAAGGCGCAGAGTCAACAGGGCACAGGCCACCAACACCGCCGCCGGTGCCAGGAGCGTTGTGGGGTCGGCGGTTACCCCCTCCCCGAGCACCCGCTCCGTAACGAACCCCCCCCGCCCCCGCACCTGCCACCACAACAGCCCCCCCACTCCCAGGGCCAAAATGTCCAGGTTCCAGCGGTAGATCAGAGGAATCCCCGGAGGCCGCGCCCGCTCCCGCAGGAAGGCGACGATTCCGTGCCGTGCCGACCCCGCTGCCGTCAGCACAAACACCCCTACCGCCACCACCGCCGCCGACGCCCCATACAGGAAGGCGCGGGTGGTCATGTGCAAAGGGGAGCCAGCCGTGAGGGCGGGGAAGGCTTTCAACACCCCATAGGCCACGAGGGGGCCCAGCACCAGCCCAGGTACGGTGATCAATAGGCCGTCCCCCAGAGCCAACACGAGCCCCGCCTGCAACGGCGTCGCACCCCGGCTCTGGAGCACCGCCGCCTCACTGCGTCGGTTGTAGGCCAGCAGGCCCGCCGCCAGGAACAAATAGTACAGGAGCACAGCCGTCACCAGGGAGGTGAACAGGAACAGGGGCACCCGCGCCAGAGAGAGGCGTCGCTGGTACTCCCGCAAAGTGGTATCCAAAGCCGAAAGGAACAGGGTGCCGGGGTAGTCTTGGTTGAGGGCTTTCTCCAAGGATGTCAGCGTGTCCAACCAGTAGGGAACGGTCTCCGGGCGCACAACGAAGGGGTTCAGGTAGGCGTGCCACCAGAACACGCCCAACAGGGTGGGGAACGCCTCGGCCAGCCCCCCAAAGAAGTGCTCCTCCTGCACGAAGAAGCCCACCACCTCCTCCTCCAGCCCCTGCACATAGAAGTGGCCGGTATAGCCCACCCAGAACTCCTCCGTTGGGTCTCGGGGCTCCACCAGGCCCACCACGGTGATGGCGATGCGGTAGTCGGTGTCGTCGTTATAGGGGAAAAGGTAGCGGGTATCGCCCAGGCGGAGGTTCATGCGGCGGGCGGCAGGCGCGCCCACGGTAACCTCCAGGGCCACCTCGCCCCGGGAGAAGCGGGGAGGCGCAGTGGGCCAGCGCCCCTGCACCAGACGGGCATGGGCAGGGAAATCGGCATAGAAGATGAGGTATCCGCTGGGCGAGCCTTCGGGTGGCCACACATGTGGGGACAAACCCAACGGCATAGTCGGCCCGTGCCCGGAACGCCCAATGCCTTTGACCATCGGCCCTAACAGGGTCGTCAGGTGTCCTTCTACCCGCTGGCGCGCCTGCTGGTAGTCGGCGGAGGCTAGGGGGCGATTGCGCACCACCACCTGACCGTTGAGGGGGTCCCGCCCCCGCCGCTCCAGGGCATACTTCAGCCCCCCCTCGGCCAGGGCACGGGAGGCCAGGCCGGCGGCGGTCATCATGGTTACGGCCAGCAAAACGCCTACGGACGCCGCCACCAGAAGGGGCCAGGAGTCGCGGAGGCGTCGGGCGGTGAGCCAGACCAGCAGGGGCAGGCGCAAACCCAACCCACCCTCACACCGTACTTATGCTGGCCTCATGGTGCCTGAAAATCCCCCCCTTGGCAAGGCGCCACCCAGGAGCGGGGCAGATGGCGCCCTCTCAGCGGAGCAAAGCGTCGGGAAAGCGGGAGGGACGATAGGGCTCCAGCAGCGGGGAGGGACGCCCCTGGGCCACCTCCTGAGCCACCGTTTGCCCCACTAGCGCCGCCAGGGTAACGGCACTGTGCATCACCGCCACATAGGCCCCCTCCACGCCCGGCACCGGCCCAATGATGGGGAGGCCGTCCTTGGGCACGGGGCGCACCCCGATGCGCAGTTCGGCCACAGTTGCCCCCTGCAGGGCGGGGATATCCCGCTGGGCCTCCCCCAGAAGGCGGTGCGTCCATGAGGGCGGAGGGGTGCTCACCGTCTCCTCGCTCACGAGGCGGTCGTAGGGGATGGCCCCAAGGACCAGCCGTCCGTCGTGGGTGGGATGGATGTGGTAGTGGCCGGGGTAGACAGCGCGGCGCACCAGGCCCGGCACCGGGGAGGTGTAGATGACCACGCCGATCACCCGCTCCACAGGGGGGCGGTAGCCCAAGGGGGCCAAAAGGCCCACCGAGGCAGTGCCCCCCGCCACCACCACCTGCCGCGCCGCAATGAACCCCGCGCTGGTGAGCACCCCTTCCACACGCCCGTTGGTGGTACGGATTTCGTGCACCGCACATCCCAGGTGCACCTGTGCGCCCCGCCCCTGCGCCCGGCGCACCAGCACCTGGGCCAAGCGGTCGGCGTCCGTCCAACGCTCCTGGGGGAAGAACAGGATAGGCCCCTCAGCGTGGAGGGGGTGCACCGCCGGCTCCAGCTCCGCCGCCTCCCGGGGGGACAGGCGCTGAAAAGGGTAACCGAAACGGGTCAACTCTTGGGCCAGGCGCTCGGTCTCCGCCGGGCCACCCAGGGAGGCGGGCCAGTGGAGCACGCCCGTGCCGA
This genomic interval carries:
- a CDS encoding ABC transporter ATP-binding protein, with protein sequence MEGDGKPFIVCQDLFKIYKRADLEVVALRGVDLVVHQGEFLAIIGASGSGKSTLLNILAGLDRPSAGKVWVGQRDLLAMTEADRIAYRRKEVGFLWQSAGRNLLPYLTAQEQVELPMALAGVGIFSRRKRARELLERVGLGDKTRRLPHQLSGGEQQRVAIAVAMANQPPLLLADEPTGELDTRTAEEVFRALREVNTTYGTTIVLVTHYPGAGRWADRVVRIRDGRIASERVHLPSFRAGEEGREEEFLVVDQVGRMQLPLEVVQSLGLKGRTRLTVQEGRAIIAPAQEGSHAP
- a CDS encoding FtsX-like permease family protein, giving the protein MPPRLPGPGPLALLEASLGMAVRRLAAHWRLTAAAGGGVLLAVALMASGVIYGSALEESALRHTLRTTPPRETNLAVRIFNPLDRDLYASDSRWVQETVLRPLAPYVRDSVQFAQTATFFFRGKPSLEGDDSTRPRGPLLAMERIEAHIRIREGRLPQPGAGLEVMVDAQGAQVLGLRPGDTFFIYPAVTNRPQEAQPVTVVGVFEPTDPNEEFWYTPTDKFTQVGGTWTTVPLWVHPTVLLGEVATRWHGLFTDFLWYVYLNREGLKPAQVAPLKATLLGAIGAVHHQRANGSVQTRLDRILTRYQERVVVARIPLFLLVFLVVGIILYYLSLVGGFLARARAGEVAIVRSRGASRGQVLLMAFLEGAVLAVPALVGGPLLAVGFAMAVGTLFPASGVREVVWSAFSWRVLGLGVLGAFLSALVLALSMLSVSRWSIVDLRLSLARPNPLPFLHRTFLDILLLGLMGMLWWQLRSRGSFLVRPLGGDLHVDLTLLLGPVLGLVAVGLLVLRFFPLFVALLSTVAERRGPVWLVQGFRRAARDPLPSGSLVVLLILAASLGVFGTAFRTTQERSQREQALYEVGADYRIAYTGLERLLSRRPASRALREVPGVAEVSDALRASVGIMSEGFGRSASLLAVDPSTIGLVAWDREGLVGSSLRHRVQVLSTSPPTGGITLPPTATAIGVWAMPGRPLPWARLVARFTDAQGQWFDVVVGGLGYRGWRRLEAPIVPTRLGRLPREEVLPLHPPYTLQALTVVVQRNENEPGAVFLDGIVALGREGEVLLEGFADVQGWSVLEDPSQPGVQTLSMSSASPRTEGKPTALFTWSGGFLGARGIRPGPPAEPIPALFSRTLREAARLEVGERVTASVLSTAVPLRIVGQVDYFPTLYPQEEPFLVVPLQPLIHYLALHAPRLLETTVEAWVRAEPGAHLSPQVLRQALERVGIRPSSIMSAREAMQRRQHDPLLTAGWAGLVLLAFGVTVMASASAISLYLFLDTRAREGEYALLRAIGFTRRQLTGVVWFNFILVVVVGIGLGTWAGHRMASGLLPLLEVAETGRRITPPMVLETHWLGLLAVYGVLALGAGVAAAVLAWVAARLDLQGVLRRGE
- a CDS encoding FAD-binding oxidoreductase; amino-acid sequence: MPDIVVIGAGVAGASIAYYLAKAGAQVTLLERHQPGGYTTWASFGLINAARKRPEHYHRFSRMAIDAYGPLAEEVGEEVLIGTGVLHWPASLGGPAETERLAQELTRFGYPFQRLSPREAAELEPAVHPLHAEGPILFFPQERWTDADRLAQVLVRRAQGRGAQVHLGCAVHEIRTTNGRVEGVLTSAGFIAARQVVVAGGTASVGLLAPLGYRPPVERVIGVVIYTSPVPGLVRRAVYPGHYHIHPTHDGRLVLGAIPYDRLVSEETVSTPPPSWTHRLLGEAQRDIPALQGATVAELRIGVRPVPKDGLPIIGPVPGVEGAYVAVMHSAVTLAALVGQTVAQEVAQGRPSPLLEPYRPSRFPDALLR